The sequence CTGATAATAAATTTAGTACTTTGGAAGATTGGAAGAAAGCATATTTCAATGAAGTTGTAACAAAAGCGAAAAATGGAATTCAGTCAGTTGAAATCGACGGCACAACCTATAATTCTTACGAAGATTTAAAACAAGCGTTTTCTGCTGCTGTTGAAAGAGATAGAATCAGTTTGAAGAACGGCTCTGTTAAGTTTGATAATACAATTGCACTAAAAGAAAAACTATTCAAGAAACTTTTACAACAGACGGATAGCTTTAAAACTTCTATCTTTAAGTAATCTTTTTAGACAAATAGGCTGAGTGATATATAGAGAATGGAGAGGACAAAATGTCCTCTCCATTTTTTTGAATTCAAGAAGCTACTTTTTCAGAATAATACTAAGTTTTTACAAATAAAAGTATCTTCCACAACTTGCAAAAAGAACTTAAAAATTATAGAATGAGTGGTATAATACTTTATAATTATATATAAAAATCTATATATTTTTATATTGATAGTGGTAGTTAAAGGAGTATTGATGAAAAAAGAGATTATTAATAAAAACCTTAAAAAACAGGATAAAGAAAAGGTTATGCGCTTTTCAATTCGAAAATATAGTTTTGGTGCTGCAAGTGTGGCAGTTGCAACACTATTAATGTTTTTAGGAACTGGTGCTGTTTCTGCTGATCAATTGAAAATTTCTGAAGAGTCAGCTAATAAGGTTGAACTAATGCAAGATGGTGAAAAGATCAGTACTGATCAGAGTAACGCGAAGGATAGTCAACCTGAATTAGATAAAAGTTTACTTGCAAACTATATTTTAGAAATTGAAACAAACATTACTAGTGGTGTATATTCAATAAAAACAGAAGAAAGCTTAGCTAATTTATCAACTGAATTAGCTTCAGCAAAAGCTAGTTTAAACAGTGCACTAAACCAAGAAGAATTGAATAGAGCCTACCAAAAATTAGTGACTGCAGTGAACTCTAAGCTGAGAAATAAAGTAGTTGAAAAAAAAGAAATTTCAGAAGATACCACGAATAGACAAGATACTGTGACTCAAAAAACAGAGAACGTGGAAAAAGAAACTGAAAATTCGGAGAAAAATACAGAGCCTATTCAGGATGACAAAACGGAGTCAACTGTTCTTCGTAAGAGTAGCTCAGTGGATAGTAATACTGGATTCCGAGCAGCTGTAAATGAAGATCCTAAAGTAGATTTTACCTTTTCGATTCCATCAGAGAAGAAAATTTACATCTATAATGAAGAGAACTTCACATTAGAAATCCCAGTTTACTCTGAAAGTGGAAAAATCCGCTATGCAACAATTAAAAAGGGTTCTAGACAGAAGTTTAATAATGTTCCAGATACGGAAAATGATCTTGATATTGAATATGGATTTACTGCTACCGTAATAAACCGAGCAGAAAACCCAACTTTAACAACACCTGCTACAAAGAAAAATCCAGCTAAAATTGTCATTAAAGGGCGTCCCAATGATGTGTTGAAAAATAATAGCGGTTATACCAAACGAGAAGATCAAAACTTGAATATTGGAACTCGTTATTTACAGGTAGTTGATGATAAAGGTAGAGAAAATCTGAAAAAAGGGCAAGACATGTCTGATCCCGCTTATTTCTATCTTGTATTGAAATCTCAGTCAAAGAAGTACGCTTTGCGAGCTCAGCCTGCAGATGAATTGATAACAGTAAGTAGCCTAACAAATCCAACTGCTGAAGATAGAGAGAAAATCAAGAATGGTATTCAGATAGAATATTCAACAGCTAATGAAGATGCGAGATTAGTGAATAAACGTGGAACTTTAGTAGAGAATCCTGATGAAATCATTCAATCAATTGATGTTGTAGGAAATAACATTGTGGTAACCTTTACTGATGGATCTACAAGAACAAGACCTGTAGGTGAGGTTTTGAGGGAGAATATACCCCCAACTGTACAAGTACCATATTCTAACGAGCAAAACAGGACTATCTATGTATACTCTAGTGAAGAAACTGATTTAACCTTTACTGCTAAAGATGAATCTAAAATTAAAGATATGAAACTTCGAGGTGCTGGTGATTCCACCGAAGGTAATCTAGATGCCTATGGTTATACAGTTGGGAAAATCACTGAAAGTGCCCTAACGAGTGGAGAAGGCTCGGTTTCAGATGACAAGAGAAGCGCTAGTATTAAAATGACTGGGATTACTAATGCAAAACCTGGTCAAAAATGGACAAGTATCATTGTAGCGAATGATTATAACAACGGAGAGAGTGCACCATACAACGGTAGAATTGAGGAAACTACAAATGTAGCAGAGCGTCAAAAAACAGCAGGATATGTGGAGTTTGTGGTTAAAAATCAAACTTCAAAATATGACATACAGGCTCCTGAAAATAAGGTAAGTGTAGTAGATCCTAATAACATCACAACTGAAGAATTTGAAAAAATAAAAGAAAAAGTAAAAATTGAATACTCTCAAACTAACGATGATGCAAATCTGATTAGTAAGAGTGGAAAAATAGTTGAAAATCAAGAAGCGCGAATCGATACTATTGCCAAAGATTTAAATGGAAATCTAGTTGTAACTTATAAAGATGGTTCAATTGATACAAGATCTTTATCAGAATTCATAACTTTAAACAAACAGCCAGCCATCGATGCTATTAATGACGCTGCAGAAAGCAAGATTGTAGAAATTAATTCAAATCTACTTGCAACTGCTGAAGAGAAGGCAGAAGCAATTGCAAAGGTGAACGCTGATAAAGAAAAAGCTTTAACAGCAATTGGTGATGTGAATATTAGAACAAAAGAGGCATTAGATTTTGCAAAAGGAGAAGGGCTTTTAGCAATCAGTAAGGACAATCCTATAACAATAAAGAAAGCTGCCGCAAAAGCAGCTATCGATGACGCCCTGAAATCTAAGGAAGCAGCCATTGATTTACGCACCGATTTGACGGACGAGGAGAAAGCTGCAGCGAAAGCAGATGCCAAGGCGAAAGCTGATGAAGCTAAGAAGAACATCGACAACGCGACAACAAATGCTACAGTAGAGAGTGCTAAAACAAGTGGGATTATTGATATAGAAAGTGTCAATCCTCAAGCAGGTCAGAAAAAGAATGAAGCCAAAACTTCTATTGAGCAGGCCCTGAAAACTAAGGAAGCAGCCATTGATTCTCGCACCGATTTGACGGATGAAGAGAAAGCTGTTGCGAAGGCAGATGCCAAGGCGAAAGCTGATGAAGCTAAGAAGAACATTGACAACGCGACGACAAACTCAGAAGTTGATCAAGCCAAGACTGCTGGAACAACTGAGGTCAACTCAGTAAACCCAACCGCTCAAAGTAAGCCAGCAGCCAAGCAAGCAATCGATGATGCGCTGAAAACTAAGGAAGCATCCATTGATTCACGTACCGATTTGACGGACGAGGAGAAGGCTATAGCGAAAGCCGATGCCAAGGCGAAAGCAGATACAGCGAAACAAGCAATCGACAACGCGACGACAAACTCAGAAGTTGATCAAGCCAAGAATGATGGAACAACTGAGGTCAACTCAGTAAACCCAACTGCGCAAAGCAAGCCAGCAGCCAAGCAAGCGATCGATGATGCGCTGAAAGCTAAGGAATCAGCCATTGATTCACGCACCGATTTGACGGACGAGGAGAAAGCTGCAGCGAAAGCCGATGCCAAGGCGAAAGCTGATGAAACTAAGAAGAACATCGACGTTGCGACGACAAACTCAGAAGTTGATCAAGCCAAGACTGATGGAACAACGAGCATTGCCTCAGTTAGCCCAACTGCGCAAAGCAAGCCAGCAGCTAAGCAATCGATTGATGATGCGCTGAAAGCTAAGGAAGCAGCCATTGATTCACGTACTGATTTGACGGATGAAGAGAAAGCTGCAGCGAAGGCAGATGCCAAGGCTAAGGCCGATGAAGCTAAGAAGAACATCGATAATGCAACATCAGATGAAGCAGTTTCGCAAGCCAAGACTGCTGGAACAACTGAGGTCAATGGAGTCAATCCAACCGCTCAAAGCAAGCCAGCAGCCAAGCAAGCGATTGATGATGCGCTGAAAACTAAGGAAGCATCCATTGATTCACGTACCGATTTGACGGATGAAGAGAAAGCTGTTGCGAAGGCCGATGCCAAAGCTAAGTCCGATGAAGCTAAGAAGAACATTGACGCTGCGACCACAAATGCAGAAGTTAACCAAGCTAAGTCAACTGGAACAACTGAAGTTAACGGAGTCAATCCAACCGCGCAAAGTAAACCAGCAGCCAAGCAAGCAATCGATGATGCCCTGAAAGCTAAGGAAGCAGAAATTGATTCACGTACCGATTTGACGGACGAGGAGAAAGCTGCAGCGAAAGATGATGCCAAGACGAAAGCTGATGAAGCTAAGAAGAACATTGACGCTGCGACCACAGATGCAGAAGTCGATCAAGCTAAGTCAACTGGAACAACTGGGGTCAACGCAGTCAATCCAACCGCGCAAAGTAAGCCAGCAGCCAAGCAAGCGATTGAAGATGCCCTGAAAACTAAGGAAGCAGCCATTGATTCACGTACCGATTTGACGGACGAAGAGAAAACTGTAGCGAAAGCAGATGCCAAGGCGAAAGCTGATGAAGCCAAGAAGAACATTGATACTGCGACCACAAATGCAGAGGTCGAACAGGCTAAGTCAACTGGAACAACTGAAGTCAATTCAGTCAATCCGCAAGCAGTATCGAAGCCAGCAGCTAAGCAAGCAATCGATGATGCGCTGAAAGCAAAGGAAGCAACCATTGATTCACGTACCGATTTGACAGATGAGGAGAAAGCTGCAGCGAAAGCCGATGCCAAAGCTAAGGCCTATGAGGTTAAGAAGAACATTGATACTGCGACCACAGATGCAGAAGTCGACCAGGCTAAGTCAACTGGAACAACTGAGGTCAACTCAGTAAACCCAACCGCGCAAAGCAAGCCAGCAGCCAAGCAAGCAATCGATGATGCGCTGAAAACTAAGGAAGCAGCCATTGATTCACGTACTGATTTGACGGATGAAGAGAAAGCTGTTGCGAAGGCAGATGCCAAGGCGAAAGCTGATGAGGCTAAGAAGAACATTGATACTGCGACGACAGATGAAGCAGTATCGCAATCCAAGACTGCTGGAACAACTGAGGTCAACTCAGTAAACCCAACTGCGCAAAGTAAGCCAGCAGCCAAGCAAGCGATCGATGACGCCCTGAAAGCTAAGGAAACAGAAATTGATTCACGTACCGATTTGACGGACGAAGAGAAAACTGCAGCGAAGGCAGATGCCAAAGCTAAGTCCGATGAGGCTAAGAGAAACATCGACAACGCGACCACAGATGAAGCAGTATCGCAATCTAAAACTGCTGGAACAACTGAAGTCAACTCAGTAAACCCAACCGCGCAAAGTAAGCCAGCAGCTAAGCAAGCGATCGATGATGCCCTTAAAACTAAGGAAGCAGTCATTGATTCACGTACCGATTTGACGGACGAGGAGAAAGCTGCAGCGAAAGCAGATGCCAAGGCGAAAGCTGATGAAGCCAAGAAGAACATTGACGCTGCGACCACAAATGCAGAGGTCGACCAGGCTAAGTCAACTGGAACTACTGAAGTTAACGGAGTCAGTCCAACTGCGCAAAGTAAGCCAGCAGCCAAGCAAGCGATTGATGATGCCCTTAAAGCTAAGGAAGCAGCCATTGATTCACGCACCGATTTGACGGATGAAGAGAAAGCTGTTGCGAAAGCCGATGCCAAAGCTAAGTCCGATAAAGCTAAGAAGAACATCGATAATGCAACAACAGATGAAGCAGTATCGCAAGCCAAGACTGATGGAATAAACAGCATTGCCTCAGTCAACCCAACTGCGCAAAGTAAGCCAGCAGCTAAGCAAGCGATTGATGATGCGCTGAAAGCTAAGGAAGCAGCCATTGATTCACGTACTGATTTGACGGATGAAGAGAAAGCTGTTGCGAAATCCGATGCCAAAGCGAAAGCAGATGAAGCCAAGAAGAACATCGACGCTGCGACGACAAACTCAGAAGTTGATCAAGCCAAGAATGATGGAACAACTGAGGTCAACTCAGTAAACCCAACTGCGCAAAGTAAGCCAGCAGCCAAGCAAGCTATTGATGATGCCCTTAAAGCTAAGGAAGCAGTCATTGATTCACGCACCGATTTGACGGATGAAGAGAAAGCTGTTGCGAAAGCCGATGCCAAAGCTAAGTCCGATGAGGCTAAGAAGAACATTGATAATGCAACAACAGATGAAGCAGTATCGCAATCTAAAACTGCTGGAACAACTGAGGTCAACTCAGTAAATCCAACCGCGCAAAGCAAGCCAGCAGCCAAGCAAGCGATCGATGATGCCCTGAAAGCTAAGGAAACAGAAATTGATTCACGTACTGATTTGACGGATGAAGAGAAAGCTGTTGCGAAGGCAGATGCCAAGGCTAAAGCCGATGAAGCTAAGAAGAACATCGACAACGCAACGACAGATGAAGCAGTATCGCAAGCCAAGACTGCTGGAACAACTGAGGTCAACTCAGTAAACCCAACCGCGCAAAGTAAGCCAGCAGCCAAGCAAGCGATCGATGATGCCCTGAACGCCAAGGAAGCAGCGATTGATTCACGCACCGATTTGACGGACGAGGAGAAAGCTGTTGCGAAGGCTGATGCCAAAGCGAAAGCGGATGAAGCTAAGAAGAACATTGACGCTGCGACCACAGATGCAGAAGTCAATCAAGCTAAGTCAACTGGAACAACTGAAGTCAACGCAGTCAATCCAATCGCTCAAAGCAAGCCAGTAGCTAAGCAAGCGATTGAAGAAGCCCTTAAAGCTAAGGAAGCAGAAATTGATTCACGCACCGATTTGACGGATGAGGAGAAAGATGCAGCGAAGGCTGATGCCAAAGCTAAGGCCGATAAAGCTAAGAAGAACATCGATAATGCAACAACAGATGAAGCAGTATCGCAAGCCAAGACTGATGGAATAAACAGCATTGCCTCAGTCAACCCAACTGCGCAAAGTAAGCCAGCAGCTAAGCAAGCGATTGATGATGCGCTGAAAGCTAAGGAAGCAGCCATTGATTCACGTACTGATTTGACGGATGAAGAGAAAGCTGTTGCGAAGGCAGATGCCAAGGCGAAAGCTGATGAAGCTAAGAAGAACATTGACGCTGCGACCACAGATGAAGCAGTATCGCAAGCCAAGACTGCTGGGACAACTGAAGTTAACGGAGTCAACCCAACCGCGCAAAGTAAGCCAGCAGCCAAGCAAGCGATCGATGATGCGCTGAAAGCTAAGGAATCAGCCATTGATTCACGTACCGATTTGACGGATGAAGAGAAAGCTGCAGCGAAGGCAGATGCCAATGCGAAAGCAGATACAGCGAAACAAGCAATTGACGCTGCGACCACAGATGAAGCAGTATCGCAAGCTAAAACTGCTGGGACAACTGAAGTTAACGGAGTCAACCCAACCGCGCAAAGTAAGCCATCAGCTAAGCAAGCAATCGATGATGCGCTGAAAGCTAAGGAAGCAGCGATTGATTCACGCACCGATTTGACGGATGAAGAGAAAGCTGCAGCGAAAGCCGATGCCAAAGCGAAAGCAGATGAAGCTAAGAAGAACATCGACGCTGCAACAACAGATGAAGCAGTATCGAAAGCTAAAACTGCTGGAACAACTGAAATAACTTCAATTAATCCGCAAGCAGTAGCGAAGCCAGTAGCTAAGCAAGCGATTGAAGAAGCCCTTAAAGCTAAGGAAGCAGCCATTGATTCACGCACCGATTTGACGGATGAAGAGAAAGCTGCAGCGAAAGCAGATGCCCAGGCTAAGGCCGATGAGGCTAAGAAGAACATTGACGCTGCGACCACAAATGCAGAAGTCGACCAGGCTAAGTCAACTGGAACAACTGAAGTCAACGCAGTCAATCCGCAAGCAGTAGCGAAGCCAGCAGCCAAGCAAGCAATCGATGATGCGCTGAAAACTAAGGAAGCAGCGATTGATTCACGTACTGATTTGACGGATGAGGAGAAAGCTGTTGCGAAAGCAGATGCCCAGGCTAAGTCCGATGAGGCTAAGAAGAACATTGACGCTGCGACCACAAATGCAGAAGTCGACCAGGCTAAGTCAACTGGAACAACTGAAGTCAACGCAGTCAATCCGCAAGCAGTAGCGAAGCCAGCAGCCAAGCAAGCAATCGATGATGCGCTGAAAACTAAGGAAGCAGCCATTGATTCACGCACCGATTTGACGGATGAAGAGAAAGCTGCAGCGAAAGCAGATGCCCAGGCTAAGGCCGATGAGGCTAAGAAGAACATCGACGCTGCGACCACAAATGCAGAAGTCGACCAGGCTAAGTCAACTGGAACAACTGAAGTCAACGCAGTCAATCCGCAAGCAGTAGCGAAGCCAGCAGCCAAGCAAGCAATCGATGATGCGCTGAAAACTAAGGAAGCAGCCATTGATTCACGCACCGATTTGACGGATGAAGAGAAAGCTGCAGCGAAGGCAGATGCCCAGGCTAAGGCCGATGAGGCTAAGAAGAACATCGACGCTGCGACCACAAATGCAGAAGTCGACCAAGTTAAGACTGATGGAATAACTGAGGTCAATGGAGTCAATCCGCAGCCAGTAGCGAAGCCAGTAGCTAAGCAAGCGATTGAAGAAGCCCTTAAAGCTAAGGAAGCAGCCATTGATTCACGTACCGATTTGACGGACGAGGAGAAGGCTATAGCGAAAGCCGATGCCAAAGCTAAGGCCGATGAAGCCAAGAAGAACATTGATACTGCGACCACAGATGAAGCAGTATCGCAAGCTAAGACTGATGGAATAACTGAAGTCAACGGAGTTGAGCTAACCGCTCAAAGCAAGCCAGCAGCCAAGCAAGCGATTGATGAAGCCCTGAAAGCTAAGGAAGCAGCCATTGATTCACGTACTGATTTGACGGATGAAGAGAAAGCTGTTGCGAAGGCAGATGCCAAGGCGAAAGCTGATGAAGCTAAGAAGAACATTGACGCTGCGACCACAGATGCAGAAGTCGATCAAGCTAAGTCAACTGGAACAACTGAAGTCAATTCAGTCAATCCGCAGCCAGTAGCGAAGCCAGCAGCCAAGCAAGCGATCGATGATGCGCTGAAAGCTAAGGAAGCAGCCATTGATTCACGTACCGATTTGACGGATGAAGAGAAAGCTGTTGCGAAGGCCGATGCCAAAGCTAAGTCCGATGAAGCTAAGAAGAACATTGACGCTGCGACCACAAATGCAGAAGTCGATCAAGCTAAGTCAACTGGAACAACTGAAGTCAATTCAGTCAATCCGCAGCCAGTAGCGAAGCCAGCAGCCAAGCAAGCGATCGATGATGCGCTGAAAACTAAGGAAGCAGCCATTGATTCACGTACTGATTTGACGGATGAAGAGAAAGCTGTTGCGAAGGCAGATGCCAA comes from Streptococcus oralis and encodes:
- a CDS encoding DUF1542 domain-containing protein; translation: MKKEIINKNLKKQDKEKVMRFSIRKYSFGAASVAVATLLMFLGTGAVSADQLKISEESANKVELMQDGEKISTDQSNAKDSQPELDKSLLANYILEIETNITSGVYSIKTEESLANLSTELASAKASLNSALNQEELNRAYQKLVTAVNSKLRNKVVEKKEISEDTTNRQDTVTQKTENVEKETENSEKNTEPIQDDKTESTVLRKSSSVDSNTGFRAAVNEDPKVDFTFSIPSEKKIYIYNEENFTLEIPVYSESGKIRYATIKKGSRQKFNNVPDTENDLDIEYGFTATVINRAENPTLTTPATKKNPAKIVIKGRPNDVLKNNSGYTKREDQNLNIGTRYLQVVDDKGRENLKKGQDMSDPAYFYLVLKSQSKKYALRAQPADELITVSSLTNPTAEDREKIKNGIQIEYSTANEDARLVNKRGTLVENPDEIIQSIDVVGNNIVVTFTDGSTRTRPVGEVLRENIPPTVQVPYSNEQNRTIYVYSSEETDLTFTAKDESKIKDMKLRGAGDSTEGNLDAYGYTVGKITESALTSGEGSVSDDKRSASIKMTGITNAKPGQKWTSIIVANDYNNGESAPYNGRIEETTNVAERQKTAGYVEFVVKNQTSKYDIQAPENKVSVVDPNNITTEEFEKIKEKVKIEYSQTNDDANLISKSGKIVENQEARIDTIAKDLNGNLVVTYKDGSIDTRSLSEFITLNKQPAIDAINDAAESKIVEINSNLLATAEEKAEAIAKVNADKEKALTAIGDVNIRTKEALDFAKGEGLLAISKDNPITIKKAAAKAAIDDALKSKEAAIDLRTDLTDEEKAAAKADAKAKADEAKKNIDNATTNATVESAKTSGIIDIESVNPQAGQKKNEAKTSIEQALKTKEAAIDSRTDLTDEEKAVAKADAKAKADEAKKNIDNATTNSEVDQAKTAGTTEVNSVNPTAQSKPAAKQAIDDALKTKEASIDSRTDLTDEEKAIAKADAKAKADTAKQAIDNATTNSEVDQAKNDGTTEVNSVNPTAQSKPAAKQAIDDALKAKESAIDSRTDLTDEEKAAAKADAKAKADETKKNIDVATTNSEVDQAKTDGTTSIASVSPTAQSKPAAKQSIDDALKAKEAAIDSRTDLTDEEKAAAKADAKAKADEAKKNIDNATSDEAVSQAKTAGTTEVNGVNPTAQSKPAAKQAIDDALKTKEASIDSRTDLTDEEKAVAKADAKAKSDEAKKNIDAATTNAEVNQAKSTGTTEVNGVNPTAQSKPAAKQAIDDALKAKEAEIDSRTDLTDEEKAAAKDDAKTKADEAKKNIDAATTDAEVDQAKSTGTTGVNAVNPTAQSKPAAKQAIEDALKTKEAAIDSRTDLTDEEKTVAKADAKAKADEAKKNIDTATTNAEVEQAKSTGTTEVNSVNPQAVSKPAAKQAIDDALKAKEATIDSRTDLTDEEKAAAKADAKAKAYEVKKNIDTATTDAEVDQAKSTGTTEVNSVNPTAQSKPAAKQAIDDALKTKEAAIDSRTDLTDEEKAVAKADAKAKADEAKKNIDTATTDEAVSQSKTAGTTEVNSVNPTAQSKPAAKQAIDDALKAKETEIDSRTDLTDEEKTAAKADAKAKSDEAKRNIDNATTDEAVSQSKTAGTTEVNSVNPTAQSKPAAKQAIDDALKTKEAVIDSRTDLTDEEKAAAKADAKAKADEAKKNIDAATTNAEVDQAKSTGTTEVNGVSPTAQSKPAAKQAIDDALKAKEAAIDSRTDLTDEEKAVAKADAKAKSDKAKKNIDNATTDEAVSQAKTDGINSIASVNPTAQSKPAAKQAIDDALKAKEAAIDSRTDLTDEEKAVAKSDAKAKADEAKKNIDAATTNSEVDQAKNDGTTEVNSVNPTAQSKPAAKQAIDDALKAKEAVIDSRTDLTDEEKAVAKADAKAKSDEAKKNIDNATTDEAVSQSKTAGTTEVNSVNPTAQSKPAAKQAIDDALKAKETEIDSRTDLTDEEKAVAKADAKAKADEAKKNIDNATTDEAVSQAKTAGTTEVNSVNPTAQSKPAAKQAIDDALNAKEAAIDSRTDLTDEEKAVAKADAKAKADEAKKNIDAATTDAEVNQAKSTGTTEVNAVNPIAQSKPVAKQAIEEALKAKEAEIDSRTDLTDEEKDAAKADAKAKADKAKKNIDNATTDEAVSQAKTDGINSIASVNPTAQSKPAAKQAIDDALKAKEAAIDSRTDLTDEEKAVAKADAKAKADEAKKNIDAATTDEAVSQAKTAGTTEVNGVNPTAQSKPAAKQAIDDALKAKESAIDSRTDLTDEEKAAAKADANAKADTAKQAIDAATTDEAVSQAKTAGTTEVNGVNPTAQSKPSAKQAIDDALKAKEAAIDSRTDLTDEEKAAAKADAKAKADEAKKNIDAATTDEAVSKAKTAGTTEITSINPQAVAKPVAKQAIEEALKAKEAAIDSRTDLTDEEKAAAKADAQAKADEAKKNIDAATTNAEVDQAKSTGTTEVNAVNPQAVAKPAAKQAIDDALKTKEAAIDSRTDLTDEEKAVAKADAQAKSDEAKKNIDAATTNAEVDQAKSTGTTEVNAVNPQAVAKPAAKQAIDDALKTKEAAIDSRTDLTDEEKAAAKADAQAKADEAKKNIDAATTNAEVDQAKSTGTTEVNAVNPQAVAKPAAKQAIDDALKTKEAAIDSRTDLTDEEKAAAKADAQAKADEAKKNIDAATTNAEVDQVKTDGITEVNGVNPQPVAKPVAKQAIEEALKAKEAAIDSRTDLTDEEKAIAKADAKAKADEAKKNIDTATTDEAVSQAKTDGITEVNGVELTAQSKPAAKQAIDEALKAKEAAIDSRTDLTDEEKAVAKADAKAKADEAKKNIDAATTDAEVDQAKSTGTTEVNSVNPQPVAKPAAKQAIDDALKAKEAAIDSRTDLTDEEKAVAKADAKAKSDEAKKNIDAATTNAEVDQAKSTGTTEVNSVNPQPVAKPAAKQAIDDALKTKEAAIDSRTDLTDEEKAVAKADAKAKADEAKKNIDAATTDEAVSQAKTAGTTEVNGVNPTSQSKPAAKQAIDDALKAKESAIDSRTDLTDEEKAAAKADANAKADTAKQAIDAATTNVEVDQAKTDGITSIASVNPTAQSKPEAKKAVEDTLKTKKLPNTGTAESLSTMVVAATSAILGLALLSHRRKEDDEV